The Streptomyces clavuligerus genome includes a region encoding these proteins:
- a CDS encoding CPCC family cysteine-rich protein yields MDEIDRQIQAELAELDALEAAEARGEYLPLPVSTEPPPPEGWFPCPCCGHQMFSGVGDYEICAVCSWEDDLVQLRVPWSFGANAVCLMEAQANYRRYGAMEERFVTKVRPAAPNEPLDPGFRPVDLARDSFERLGDTGPLPSDLSVLYWWRPSYWRRSEPPTGQFFTPDR; encoded by the coding sequence GTGGACGAGATCGACAGACAGATCCAGGCCGAACTGGCCGAACTCGACGCGCTGGAAGCGGCGGAGGCGCGCGGTGAGTACCTGCCCCTTCCCGTGAGCACCGAACCGCCGCCGCCCGAGGGCTGGTTCCCCTGCCCCTGTTGTGGGCACCAGATGTTCAGCGGGGTCGGGGACTACGAGATCTGCGCGGTGTGCTCCTGGGAGGACGACCTCGTCCAGCTGCGGGTTCCGTGGTCCTTCGGCGCCAACGCGGTGTGCCTGATGGAGGCACAGGCCAACTACCGCCGGTACGGGGCCATGGAGGAGCGCTTCGTCACCAAGGTGCGCCCGGCCGCGCCCAATGAGCCGCTGGACCCGGGATTCCGGCCGGTCGACCTGGCGCGGGATTCCTTCGAGAGGCTGGGCGATACGGGGCCCCTGCCCTCGGATCTGTCCGTGCTCTACTGGTGGCGCCCGTCGTACTGGCGCCGGAGCGAGCCGCCCACCGGGCAGTTCTTCACCCCGGACCGGTGA
- a CDS encoding phosphotransferase: MTDITRAIAAATSVAVSLGLSADDAIVLHTSNRLALRLTPCNVLARVGPAGHEAAPFEVELAQRLARAGCPTGLLEPRVDPRVYTRDGFTVTLWTYYAPVTPHVSPDGYAKALERLHAGMRKVGGPSPRFTDRIAEAEGIVACPDLSPALADADRAFLGGRLGSLRRAVESRGAVEQLLHGEPHPGNVLSTEGGLLFIDLETCCRGPVEFDLAHVPEAVCEHYPNVDQGLLDECRQLVLAMVAAWRWERGDQLPNGRRFGEEFLRLLRAGPPWPTLDTVIRRPDGPEKTPKVTRRR; the protein is encoded by the coding sequence ATGACCGATATCACGCGTGCGATCGCGGCTGCGACGTCGGTCGCCGTGTCGCTCGGTCTGTCGGCCGACGACGCCATCGTTCTCCACACCTCGAACAGGCTGGCACTGCGGCTGACGCCGTGTAACGTCCTTGCCCGGGTCGGCCCTGCGGGGCATGAGGCAGCACCGTTCGAAGTCGAGCTCGCTCAGCGGCTCGCGCGGGCCGGATGCCCGACGGGCCTCCTGGAACCCCGGGTGGACCCACGTGTGTACACGCGCGACGGGTTCACCGTGACGCTGTGGACCTACTACGCACCCGTGACACCGCACGTCTCACCGGACGGCTACGCCAAGGCGCTGGAACGTCTGCATGCCGGCATGCGCAAGGTCGGCGGGCCGAGCCCGCGGTTCACGGATCGCATCGCGGAGGCGGAAGGCATCGTTGCCTGCCCGGATCTCTCACCCGCTCTCGCCGACGCGGACCGCGCGTTCCTCGGCGGCAGGCTGGGAAGCCTGCGACGGGCGGTCGAGAGCCGCGGTGCCGTGGAGCAGTTGCTCCACGGTGAGCCGCATCCGGGCAATGTGCTGAGCACGGAGGGTGGTTTGTTGTTCATCGATCTTGAGACGTGCTGCCGCGGACCCGTCGAGTTCGATCTTGCCCATGTTCCCGAGGCGGTCTGCGAGCACTATCCGAACGTCGACCAAGGGCTGCTGGACGAGTGCCGGCAGCTCGTTCTCGCGATGGTCGCGGCCTGGCGCTGGGAACGCGGCGACCAGCTCCCGAACGGGAGGCGCTTCGGAGAGGAATTCCTGCGCCTGCTGCGCGCTGGCCCTCCGTGGCCGACACTCGACACGGTCATCAGGCGACCGGACGGTCCGGAGAAAACGCCGAAGGTCACGCGGAGGCGGTAG
- a CDS encoding DEAD/DEAH box helicase, translating into MGIDLRDHQVEAVDAIIRGLDIPPGKRVPRTGIRGQVRSACGTGKTVMAAAAARRMLPHGRVLVVVPTLELLTQTVREWRKVGHEGPAVAVCSLQDDAELWSMEVRCTTSPVRLALWHGTGPVTVYATYASLGVLVEAFEGVYGQQLAPMDLVVVDEAHRTSGSLGKAWADVHDHTVIPSARRLYMTATPRIWQERPPHQEVREGRRDALPEEMAASMDDTGIFGPVLYELTLAQAVTRGLLARYQIIVVELADPVVTPERLGSEERHEEEIRGERLAALQAAMLRTAVDHDLKTMITFHHRTIEAEAYATGLPAVAKRLHTADPGRYPKTVWAGWLQGEHPAEHRRQILEEFAARTGLAMLSNCKVLGEGVDIRAVDSVALLDPKDAPHDIVQAIGRALRQKPDEGKLASLVVPVFLGPEEQPEDMFTSGSYKPLVNVLQGLRAHDESAVELLAIPQEPQKQSVEPSLHIGPAPGEGEAESRLLLRFSVPRDPVMIAEWVSFNVIDTERQDWARGYAALKRYVLREGHALVPYGHREQPGPYPLGYWVSQQRKTYRAGTLTGKRAERLKQLGMVWEAEDAAFQENLAAARAWAEQHWGLCAPRAAVALGKPVGQWLSNLRRPGVLDGYPERAAALAAIDPDWNPDWPVEWQRTYAYVRELLADEGTSTTTGSGTGIAVLQPGVTVHGTDVGRWLHRQRQHTVWRGLMDGQRERLARLGITPLPAPAKTRGKAGKGVGAFERGVAALAQYKTRTGTVVVPRGHTEVLEDGWGPDGDGEKTEVRLGVWMSNTKTRRTGLTDDKLAILAALGLHWTGTEAGAGAA; encoded by the coding sequence ATGGGTATTGATCTGCGTGACCATCAGGTTGAAGCCGTGGATGCGATTATCCGCGGTCTTGATATTCCGCCGGGGAAGAGGGTTCCCCGTACTGGCATTCGCGGTCAGGTGCGCTCGGCCTGTGGTACGGGTAAGACGGTGATGGCGGCGGCCGCTGCTCGGCGGATGCTGCCGCACGGGCGGGTGCTGGTGGTGGTGCCGACGCTGGAGTTGCTCACCCAGACGGTCCGGGAGTGGCGGAAGGTGGGCCATGAAGGGCCGGCGGTCGCGGTGTGCTCGCTCCAGGACGATGCGGAGCTGTGGTCGATGGAGGTGCGCTGTACCACCAGCCCGGTCCGTCTCGCGCTGTGGCACGGCACCGGGCCGGTGACCGTCTACGCCACCTACGCCAGCCTCGGAGTCCTCGTGGAAGCCTTCGAGGGGGTATACGGACAGCAGCTGGCCCCGATGGACCTGGTGGTGGTCGACGAGGCGCACCGCACAAGTGGTTCACTGGGGAAGGCGTGGGCGGACGTCCACGACCATACGGTCATCCCGTCGGCGCGGCGGCTCTACATGACCGCGACGCCGCGGATCTGGCAGGAACGCCCGCCGCACCAGGAGGTGCGGGAAGGCCGGCGGGACGCCCTGCCGGAGGAGATGGCCGCCTCCATGGACGACACCGGCATCTTCGGGCCGGTGCTGTACGAGCTCACGTTGGCTCAGGCGGTGACACGGGGTCTCTTGGCCCGGTATCAGATCATCGTCGTCGAACTCGCCGACCCCGTCGTCACCCCGGAACGGCTGGGGAGCGAGGAGCGGCACGAGGAGGAGATCCGCGGGGAACGGCTCGCAGCCCTCCAGGCCGCGATGCTCCGTACCGCCGTCGACCATGACCTGAAAACCATGATCACCTTCCACCACCGCACCATCGAGGCGGAGGCATACGCCACCGGGCTGCCCGCCGTGGCGAAGCGGCTGCATACTGCCGACCCCGGCCGGTACCCGAAGACCGTGTGGGCAGGCTGGCTCCAGGGCGAACACCCCGCCGAGCACCGCCGCCAGATCCTCGAAGAGTTCGCCGCCCGGACCGGACTCGCCATGCTGTCCAACTGCAAGGTGCTCGGGGAGGGTGTCGATATCAGGGCCGTGGACTCCGTGGCCCTCCTCGACCCGAAAGACGCCCCGCACGACATCGTCCAAGCCATCGGCCGCGCCCTGCGACAGAAACCCGACGAAGGGAAACTCGCATCGCTGGTCGTACCGGTCTTCCTCGGGCCGGAAGAACAGCCCGAGGACATGTTCACAAGCGGGTCGTACAAGCCTTTGGTGAATGTGTTGCAGGGTTTGCGGGCGCATGACGAGTCGGCGGTGGAGCTTTTGGCGATTCCGCAGGAACCGCAGAAGCAGTCGGTCGAACCCTCCCTGCATATCGGCCCCGCACCCGGCGAGGGCGAGGCCGAGTCGCGGCTCCTGCTCCGGTTCTCGGTGCCCCGCGACCCCGTCATGATCGCGGAGTGGGTGTCGTTCAACGTGATCGACACCGAACGCCAGGACTGGGCCCGCGGCTACGCCGCCCTCAAGCGCTACGTGCTGCGCGAGGGGCATGCCCTGGTCCCGTACGGGCACCGCGAGCAGCCCGGCCCGTACCCGCTCGGGTACTGGGTCAGCCAGCAGCGCAAGACATACCGGGCCGGAACCCTGACCGGGAAGCGCGCGGAACGGCTGAAGCAGTTGGGGATGGTGTGGGAGGCCGAAGACGCCGCGTTCCAGGAGAACCTCGCCGCCGCACGCGCCTGGGCCGAACAGCACTGGGGCCTGTGCGCACCGCGGGCGGCCGTCGCGCTGGGGAAGCCAGTGGGCCAGTGGCTGTCGAATTTGCGTCGTCCTGGTGTTCTTGACGGGTATCCGGAACGGGCCGCCGCGCTCGCCGCCATCGACCCCGACTGGAACCCCGACTGGCCGGTGGAGTGGCAGCGGACCTACGCGTATGTCCGCGAGCTGCTCGCCGACGAGGGAACCAGCACCACGACCGGGAGCGGGACCGGAATCGCTGTCCTGCAACCCGGCGTCACCGTCCACGGCACCGACGTCGGACGCTGGCTCCACCGGCAACGCCAGCACACGGTATGGCGGGGGCTGATGGACGGGCAGCGCGAACGCCTGGCCCGCCTCGGCATCACACCCCTGCCCGCCCCTGCGAAGACGCGGGGGAAGGCCGGGAAGGGCGTGGGGGCCTTCGAGAGAGGCGTTGCGGCACTTGCCCAGTACAAGACCCGCACCGGGACGGTGGTGGTCCCCCGCGGGCACACAGAGGTACTGGAGGACGGCTGGGGCCCCGACGGAGACGGCGAGAAGACCGAAGTCCGCCTCGGCGTATGGATGTCCAACACCAAAACCCGCCGCACCGGACTCACCGACGACAAACTCGCGATCCTCGCCGCACTCGGACTCCACTGGACAGGGACGGAGGCGGGGGCGGGGGCGGCATGA
- a CDS encoding class I SAM-dependent methyltransferase, with product MTTTRAERPAEPPAEHPAERYGERIFSGADAQEHARLLALAAVLDEESTLALLTPAAGPARPVRRVLELAAGAGTLTRLVLDRLPSAHVTTTDLDPRFLADLRHDRLTVLRHDVTRDELPEAGFDLIHVRYLLHHLPDREAVFARILRWLAPGGRLVIEEPALFSLEASRDPRYRRVSLGALRVLAERLGTDCTDWGRDLARTATAHGLVDVDMRTHVPTVAHDTPMGTFWRLTVDRLATEIAELPDVLPDDVPTVLAALSRPGLQELGMATITVTAHRPTAPPA from the coding sequence ATGACCACCACCCGAGCCGAACGTCCGGCCGAGCCCCCTGCCGAACATCCCGCCGAACGGTACGGGGAGCGGATCTTCAGCGGCGCCGACGCGCAAGAGCACGCCCGCCTTCTCGCCCTGGCCGCCGTCCTCGACGAGGAGTCGACGCTGGCCCTGCTCACCCCCGCAGCCGGACCGGCCCGCCCGGTCCGCCGGGTCCTCGAACTCGCGGCCGGCGCCGGCACCCTCACCCGGCTCGTCCTCGACCGCCTGCCCAGTGCCCACGTCACCACCACCGACCTCGACCCCCGGTTCCTCGCCGACCTCCGGCACGACCGGCTCACCGTGCTGCGCCACGACGTGACCCGCGACGAACTCCCCGAAGCGGGGTTCGACCTGATCCACGTCCGCTACCTGCTTCACCACCTGCCCGACCGGGAGGCCGTGTTCGCCCGGATCCTGCGATGGCTGGCGCCCGGTGGACGCCTGGTCATCGAGGAACCGGCGCTTTTCTCCCTTGAGGCATCCCGGGACCCCCGCTACCGCCGGGTGTCGCTCGGAGCCCTGCGGGTGCTCGCCGAGCGCCTGGGTACAGACTGCACGGACTGGGGCCGGGACCTGGCCCGAACCGCCACTGCCCACGGCCTCGTCGACGTCGACATGCGCACGCACGTCCCCACGGTGGCGCACGACACCCCGATGGGCACGTTCTGGCGGCTCACCGTCGACCGGCTCGCCACCGAGATCGCCGAGCTCCCGGATGTTCTCCCCGACGACGTGCCGACCGTCCTGGCAGCGCTCTCCCGGCCCGGCCTCCAAGAGCTGGGCATGGCCACGATCACGGTGACCGCCCACCGCCCCACAGCCCCGCCCGCCTGA
- a CDS encoding type 1 glutamine amidotransferase domain-containing protein: MKILIVLTSHDELGDTGRRTGFWLEELAAPYYRFKESGAQIVLASPQGGQPPLDPKSNEPQFQTDLTRRFEADPEATGALAHTVRLDAVPAHGFDAVFYSGGHGPLWDLAEDPVSARLIETTLRSGRPVALVCHAPGVLRHVVNEDGSPLVSGKRVTGFTNSEEEAVQLTDVVPFLVEDELVKLGGAYSRAGDWEPYVQRDGLLITGQNPASSAPAADALVALLNEGGV; the protein is encoded by the coding sequence ATGAAGATTCTGATCGTCCTCACCTCGCACGACGAGCTGGGGGACACCGGCCGCAGGACCGGGTTCTGGCTGGAGGAGCTGGCGGCGCCGTACTACCGGTTCAAGGAGTCCGGTGCGCAGATCGTGCTCGCCTCTCCCCAAGGCGGGCAGCCGCCGTTGGACCCCAAGAGCAACGAGCCCCAGTTCCAGACCGACCTGACCCGACGCTTCGAGGCCGACCCGGAGGCGACCGGGGCGCTGGCGCACACCGTGCGCCTCGACGCGGTCCCGGCCCACGGCTTCGACGCGGTCTTCTACTCCGGCGGCCACGGTCCGCTCTGGGACCTGGCAGAGGACCCGGTCTCGGCGCGGCTGATCGAGACCACCCTGCGCTCGGGCAGGCCGGTGGCTCTGGTGTGCCACGCCCCGGGCGTCCTGCGGCATGTCGTCAACGAGGACGGCAGCCCGCTGGTCTCGGGCAAGCGGGTCACCGGGTTCACCAACTCCGAGGAGGAGGCCGTCCAACTCACCGACGTCGTCCCGTTCCTGGTCGAGGACGAACTGGTCAAGCTCGGCGGGGCGTACTCCAGGGCGGGTGACTGGGAGCCGTACGTCCAGCGGGACGGCTTGCTGATCACCGGACAGAACCCGGCGTCCTCGGCCCCCGCGGCCGATGCCCTGGTCGCGCTGCTCAACGAGGGCGGGGTGTGA